The following are encoded in a window of Mycobacteroides chelonae CCUG 47445 genomic DNA:
- the folC gene encoding bifunctional tetrahydrofolate synthase/dihydrofolate synthase yields the protein MSESLGIEPSPDEIAALLQIEYLLDQRWPETKIEPSTDRIVALMELLGSPQRAYPCIHVAGTNGKTSVTRMIDALLTALHRRTGRTTSPHLQSAVERIAIDGQPISPAKYVEIYSEIEPFVELVDKRSQEQGGPAMSKFEVLVAMAFVAFADAPVDIAVVEVGLGGRWDATNIIDAPVAVITPIGIDHVEFLGPDLASIANEKAGIIKRHKLDAMTGEAGPDTVAVIAQQAPEAMEVLLRQTVEADAAVAREGSEFSVLSRQVAVGGQVLELQGLGGVYPEIFLPLHGEHQAHNAAVALAAVEAFFGAGSDRQLDIDAIRAGFASVIVPGRLERVRSAPAVFLDAAHNPHGAAALADTLQSEFDFRRLVGVISVMADKDVPGILAALEPAFDEIVVTHNGSPRALETDALAGIALELFGEDRVVVAPTLLDAIETATAMVEEAAEDGGAEGFSGTGIVITGSVVTAGAARTLFGKDPQ from the coding sequence TCGCGGCCCTGCTGCAGATCGAGTATCTGCTTGACCAGCGTTGGCCCGAAACGAAGATCGAGCCGTCCACCGACCGCATCGTCGCGCTGATGGAACTGCTGGGTTCGCCCCAGCGGGCGTATCCGTGCATCCATGTCGCCGGGACCAATGGCAAGACCTCGGTGACGCGGATGATCGACGCCCTGCTGACGGCACTGCACCGGCGCACCGGACGCACCACCAGCCCGCATCTGCAGTCGGCCGTCGAACGCATCGCCATCGACGGTCAACCGATCTCACCGGCGAAGTACGTGGAGATCTACTCCGAGATCGAGCCGTTCGTGGAGTTGGTGGACAAGCGGTCGCAGGAGCAGGGCGGGCCCGCGATGAGCAAGTTCGAGGTGCTGGTCGCCATGGCATTTGTGGCGTTCGCGGACGCGCCCGTCGATATCGCAGTGGTGGAAGTCGGGCTTGGCGGGCGTTGGGATGCCACCAACATCATCGACGCCCCGGTCGCTGTCATCACTCCGATCGGTATCGACCATGTTGAGTTCCTGGGCCCGGACCTCGCGTCCATCGCCAATGAGAAGGCCGGAATCATCAAGCGGCACAAGCTTGATGCGATGACCGGTGAGGCGGGTCCCGATACGGTTGCCGTTATCGCCCAACAGGCCCCCGAGGCGATGGAAGTGCTGCTGCGCCAAACAGTGGAAGCGGATGCGGCAGTGGCTCGCGAAGGCTCTGAGTTCTCGGTGTTGTCGCGCCAGGTCGCGGTGGGCGGGCAGGTGCTCGAACTGCAGGGGCTCGGCGGGGTCTACCCGGAGATATTTCTGCCGCTGCACGGTGAGCATCAGGCGCATAACGCGGCTGTCGCGCTGGCCGCGGTGGAGGCGTTCTTCGGTGCGGGCAGCGACCGTCAGCTCGATATCGATGCGATACGAGCAGGATTCGCATCGGTGATCGTTCCCGGGCGGCTTGAGCGAGTGCGCAGTGCGCCCGCGGTCTTCCTGGACGCCGCGCACAATCCCCATGGTGCGGCCGCGCTGGCGGACACCCTGCAGTCCGAATTCGATTTCCGGCGTCTGGTCGGTGTGATCAGCGTGATGGCCGATAAGGACGTGCCCGGGATTCTCGCCGCCCTCGAGCCTGCGTTCGACGAGATCGTGGTGACACACAACGGTTCTCCGCGCGCATTGGAGACGGATGCCTTGGCCGGTATCGCTCTGGAACTCTTCGGTGAGGACCGTGTGGTCGTTGCGCCCACATTGCTCGACGCCATCGAAACCGCCACCGCGATGGTGGAGGAGGCCGCCGAAGATGGGGGAGCGGAAGGTTTTTCCGGCACTGGCATCGTCATCACCGGGTCGGTCGTCACCGCGGGTGCGGCACGGACACTGTTCGGAAAGGACCCGCAGTGA
- a CDS encoding DUF4233 domain-containing protein: MAGTLILETIVVLLAVPVVKMVGGGLSPLSLIYLIGVAVAMILLSGMQGRPWALQANLALQVVLVAGFFVHAAIGFVGLLFLGVWLLIWYMRNQVRDRQGRGELPGQRGTTTDQ, encoded by the coding sequence ATGGCGGGCACGCTCATCCTGGAGACCATCGTGGTGTTGTTGGCGGTACCGGTGGTCAAGATGGTGGGCGGCGGGCTCTCGCCGCTGTCGCTGATCTACCTCATCGGGGTCGCCGTCGCCATGATCCTGCTCTCGGGCATGCAGGGCCGGCCGTGGGCGCTTCAGGCCAACTTGGCACTCCAGGTGGTGCTGGTGGCAGGTTTCTTCGTGCACGCCGCCATCGGCTTCGTCGGGCTGTTGTTTCTAGGTGTCTGGTTGCTGATCTGGTACATGCGCAACCAGGTCCGGGACCGTCAGGGCCGCGGGGAGCTGCCGGGTCAGCGGGGGACTACTACCGACCAGTAG